A genomic window from Rhodococcus sp. KBS0724 includes:
- a CDS encoding SDR family oxidoreductase, with the protein MSKVIAVFGAGTGLGISMARRFGREGFRVALIARRQERLDALVSQLADDGIEAAAFPADLTEPSQVPAVVDAIRARFGRIDVVGYGPVPAGLGFTPATELDATALQALIPLFLLTPVEIVQAVLPEMVERGDGAFLLTQGFSAVVPSPNFSGPGPVMAAARNYLYSLNAELADTGVYAGTLAIAAGIARSENAPVVPDAADNATAFDGIEFPIVDPDDIAERYWDMYTRRDCVEQVYPELTGNALSD; encoded by the coding sequence ATGTCGAAAGTGATCGCCGTCTTCGGCGCCGGTACCGGTCTTGGCATCTCGATGGCTCGCCGTTTCGGCCGCGAAGGCTTCCGCGTCGCCCTGATAGCCCGGAGACAGGAAAGGCTGGACGCACTCGTCAGCCAACTCGCCGACGACGGCATCGAGGCTGCGGCTTTTCCGGCGGATCTGACCGAGCCATCTCAGGTCCCCGCAGTCGTGGACGCCATTCGGGCCAGGTTCGGCAGGATCGATGTAGTCGGGTACGGCCCGGTCCCCGCTGGCCTCGGGTTCACCCCGGCCACCGAACTGGACGCGACCGCTCTGCAAGCGCTGATTCCACTGTTCTTGCTCACCCCGGTAGAGATAGTCCAAGCAGTGTTGCCGGAAATGGTCGAACGTGGCGACGGCGCTTTCCTGTTGACGCAGGGCTTTTCCGCTGTAGTGCCGAGTCCGAACTTCAGTGGACCCGGACCTGTCATGGCCGCCGCCCGCAATTACCTGTACTCACTCAACGCCGAACTGGCCGATACCGGCGTCTACGCCGGGACTCTGGCGATCGCAGCGGGAATCGCCCGCAGCGAGAATGCCCCCGTCGTACCGGACGCGGCGGACAATGCCACGGCCTTCGACGGTATCGAATTTCCGATTGTCGACCCGGATGACATCGCCGAACGCTACTGGGACATGTACACCCGGCGCGACTGCGTCGAGCAGGTCTACCCGGAATTGACTGGTAATGCCTTGTCCGACTGA
- a CDS encoding TetR/AcrR family transcriptional regulator, which produces MRADAERNASKLRAAAAELFHERGLQVPLKEIAGRAGVSHGTLYNLFGSREALIDDVVVDLAADRFDEVAAHALACEDAWAGFVYYVEKISEMQATDPMLADVLSGRYPGAERLMALCDRAHGSATAIMERAQLAGMLRPDFTGEDFALTFGALTQLARAGSDVAPDVWRRSVAFLLDGLRVEAARHPLPVVPLSPPQVYEVLGRLNGKQ; this is translated from the coding sequence ATGCGGGCCGACGCGGAACGAAACGCAAGCAAGCTGCGAGCAGCCGCAGCCGAGCTCTTTCACGAGCGCGGTCTTCAGGTACCACTGAAGGAGATCGCCGGCCGGGCCGGCGTCAGCCACGGCACCCTCTACAACCTCTTCGGCAGCCGCGAAGCCCTCATCGACGACGTTGTGGTCGACCTCGCCGCCGACCGATTCGACGAGGTCGCCGCGCATGCCCTGGCCTGCGAAGATGCGTGGGCGGGGTTCGTCTACTACGTCGAGAAGATCAGCGAGATGCAGGCCACCGATCCCATGCTCGCCGATGTACTGAGCGGGCGCTACCCCGGCGCCGAGCGCCTGATGGCCCTGTGCGACCGGGCACACGGATCCGCTACCGCGATCATGGAACGGGCTCAGCTTGCCGGAATGCTTCGTCCGGATTTCACCGGAGAGGACTTCGCCCTCACTTTCGGCGCCCTTACCCAGCTCGCGCGAGCCGGCTCGGATGTCGCCCCGGACGTCTGGCGCCGCAGCGTCGCATTTCTACTCGACGGATTACGTGTCGAGGCCGCCCGACATCCGCTCCCGGTCGTCCCGCTGTCACCACCTCAGGTGTACGAAGTGCTGGGCAGGCTCAACG